From one Marinobacter sp. LV10MA510-1 genomic stretch:
- a CDS encoding twin transmembrane helix small protein has product MLKTLIVTLLLAVIVSLFSGLFFLIRDGGKTNRVINSLALRVALSVLLLLVILLSLWQGGLTLNPTP; this is encoded by the coding sequence ATGTTAAAAACACTCATTGTTACCCTATTACTGGCGGTGATCGTTAGCCTGTTCAGCGGCCTGTTTTTTCTGATCCGCGACGGGGGAAAAACCAATCGCGTCATTAACTCTCTAGCGCTGCGCGTTGCCCTGAGCGTGCTGTTGCTGCTGGTCATTCTGCTGTCGCTCTGGCAAGGCGGCCTGACGCTAAATCCCACGCCCTGA
- a CDS encoding COX15/CtaA family protein — translation MTKNYASNTESITVPRLMLRLAVLAVGLAVGVIMLGAWTRLVHAGLGCPDWPGCYGFLTVPQSETSIAIANVRFPETPVDVAKGWPEMIHRYAAGMLGLLVFGLAAYAVRQRKRNVPVKLPLFIAGFIVLQGAFGMWTVTLKLWPQVVALHLLGGFTTLSLLALLVLRLRSRVRGGSAQTAVLKSACSGSGLRRWLYGGLLLVVMQIALGAWTAANYAAVACTDLPTCGGQWWPQGMDFAHGFDITQHVGPNYLGGQLNADGRVAIHVSHRLGAAVVLVYFSVLLALLWARRRRNGLGQSVAVVAVVLLAQIALGLANVILYIPLAVAVAHNATGALLLLSVIQLIWHQRQLSQGLPAQLSGVKNNSMNSGKHQEITA, via the coding sequence ATGACGAAGAATTACGCCAGCAATACCGAATCCATAACGGTACCTCGTTTGATGTTGCGCTTGGCCGTGCTGGCCGTTGGGCTGGCCGTGGGGGTGATCATGCTCGGCGCCTGGACCCGGCTGGTACACGCCGGCCTGGGGTGCCCGGACTGGCCCGGTTGCTACGGTTTTCTGACGGTGCCGCAAAGCGAAACCAGCATTGCCATCGCCAATGTGCGCTTTCCGGAAACTCCGGTGGATGTTGCCAAAGGATGGCCCGAAATGATTCACCGCTATGCTGCCGGCATGCTGGGCCTTCTGGTGTTCGGACTGGCGGCTTACGCCGTACGCCAGCGCAAACGGAATGTCCCGGTAAAGCTGCCCCTGTTTATAGCCGGTTTTATTGTGCTGCAAGGTGCATTTGGCATGTGGACCGTTACCCTGAAATTATGGCCCCAGGTGGTGGCTTTGCATTTGCTAGGAGGCTTTACCACCCTGAGTTTGCTAGCGTTGTTGGTGTTAAGGCTACGCAGCCGCGTGCGGGGCGGGTCGGCGCAAACGGCCGTGTTGAAGTCTGCCTGTTCGGGCTCGGGGCTTCGCCGCTGGCTTTATGGCGGGTTGCTGCTGGTGGTTATGCAGATTGCCTTGGGTGCTTGGACTGCCGCCAACTACGCCGCCGTGGCCTGTACTGATTTACCCACCTGCGGTGGCCAGTGGTGGCCGCAGGGAATGGATTTTGCCCACGGCTTTGACATAACCCAGCACGTTGGGCCCAATTATCTGGGAGGCCAGCTTAACGCTGATGGCCGGGTGGCTATTCATGTCAGCCATCGCCTGGGTGCCGCTGTTGTGCTGGTTTATTTCAGCGTGCTACTGGCGCTGCTGTGGGCCCGGCGCCGGCGCAATGGCCTAGGCCAGTCAGTGGCTGTGGTAGCGGTTGTTCTGCTGGCACAGATTGCGCTGGGCCTGGCTAATGTGATTCTCTACATTCCGCTGGCGGTCGCCGTGGCCCATAACGCCACCGGTGCGCTGTTGTTGCTGAGCGTGATTCAGCTGATCTGGCATCAACGTCAGTTGTCCCAGGGCTTGCCAGCACAGCTTTCAGGCGTTAAAAACAATTCGATGAATTCAGGAAAGCATCAGGAGATAACGGCATGA
- a CDS encoding MATE family efflux transporter yields the protein MKPLHRLTRLDRRLWALAWPLMLTNLTVPMLGLVDTAVLGHLPDPQYLGAVAVGANLFSILYWTFGFMRMGTTGLAAQAWGKRDEHEQVALLVRSLLLAVAIGLLLITFQQPLIHTGLALMNPSAGVLELASEYAAIRIWSAPAVLCQYTLVGWLIGTQYSRGPMIMLVVANGVNLVLDVLFVTGFGWNSRGVAMATVIAEYGAALIGLAIVLRRMPEGQRMTRALIGTLADYRRILQVNRFIMVRTIALLLAFAFFTAQGARQGDAILAANAVLFTFLLVISNALDGFANAAEALIGEAVGRDNRRQFKRVFDTALRWSIWGALLLTALFVLGGQALIGLLTNIESVQINAWQYLPWVWLLPFTAVWGFLFDGVFIGATQTRAMQNTMLFAALGVYLPVWWLTTGWGNHGLWFAMISLMLARALSMGLVYLHFNRQGRWFRSNEGP from the coding sequence ATGAAGCCCTTGCACCGTTTAACCCGCCTGGATCGCCGATTGTGGGCGTTGGCGTGGCCGTTGATGCTCACCAACCTGACTGTCCCGATGCTTGGCCTGGTAGACACCGCTGTGCTGGGGCACCTGCCGGATCCGCAATATCTTGGCGCCGTGGCTGTAGGCGCCAACCTGTTCAGCATTCTGTACTGGACCTTCGGCTTTATGCGCATGGGCACCACCGGTTTGGCGGCTCAAGCCTGGGGCAAACGTGACGAGCACGAGCAGGTGGCACTGCTGGTGCGCTCGCTGTTGCTGGCGGTGGCCATCGGTCTGTTGCTGATTACTTTTCAACAGCCATTGATACACACAGGCCTGGCGCTGATGAACCCCAGCGCCGGCGTGCTGGAACTGGCCTCCGAATACGCCGCCATACGCATCTGGAGCGCGCCGGCGGTGCTGTGCCAGTACACCTTGGTGGGCTGGCTGATTGGCACCCAGTATTCCCGCGGCCCAATGATCATGCTGGTGGTGGCCAACGGCGTGAATCTGGTGCTAGACGTGCTGTTTGTGACCGGGTTCGGCTGGAACAGCCGCGGTGTGGCCATGGCTACGGTGATCGCGGAATACGGTGCGGCGCTGATTGGTTTGGCGATCGTGTTACGGCGCATGCCAGAAGGCCAGCGCATGACCCGCGCGCTGATCGGCACCCTTGCAGACTACCGGCGCATACTTCAGGTAAACCGTTTTATTATGGTTCGCACCATCGCCTTGCTGCTGGCGTTTGCCTTTTTTACCGCTCAAGGCGCGCGCCAGGGCGACGCTATTCTGGCCGCCAACGCGGTACTGTTTACTTTTCTGCTGGTTATTTCCAACGCTCTGGATGGCTTTGCAAACGCCGCTGAAGCTCTGATCGGCGAGGCCGTCGGCCGTGACAACCGGCGCCAGTTCAAGCGGGTATTCGACACCGCCCTGCGCTGGTCGATTTGGGGTGCCTTACTCCTGACAGCGCTTTTTGTGCTGGGCGGGCAGGCGTTGATCGGATTATTAACCAACATCGAATCCGTGCAAATTAACGCCTGGCAGTATCTGCCCTGGGTGTGGCTGCTGCCTTTCACCGCGGTGTGGGGGTTTCTGTTTGACGGCGTTTTCATTGGTGCCACCCAAACCCGAGCCATGCAGAACACCATGCTGTTTGCCGCCCTGGGCGTGTATTTGCCGGTGTGGTGGCTGACCACCGGCTGGGGAAATCACGGGTTGTGGTTTGCGATGATCAGCCTGATGCTGGCACGAGCTTTGAGTATGGGATTGGTATACCTGCATTTTAATCGTCAGGGGCGCTGGTTTCGTAGTAATGAAGGCCCATAA
- the coxB gene encoding cytochrome c oxidase subunit II yields MRVRAKRALALCGLALFPVMSMADWTMNMSPGVTQSSNDIYGLHMTILWICVVIGVVVFGVMFWSIFAHRKSRGHKPANFHENTTVEVLWTIIPLVILVAMAIPATATLIDMYDTTEADVDIKITGYQWRWKYDYLDEEVGFFSNLSTPRDQINNRQAKGENYLLEVDNPLVVPVGQKVRLLLTANDVIHSWWVPEFGLKKDAIPGFINEAWIRVDTPGTYRGQCTELCGRGHGFMPIVVEAVPQAEYQTWIGEQRAAAEKEKELSQKEWTMAELMERGEQSYQSTCAACHQADGSGLPPSFPALRGSAIAVGDMAGHIDIVVNGRRGTAMQAFGEQLSEVDIAAIITYERNAWGNNVGDMVTPKDIFDYKNQQQQ; encoded by the coding sequence ATGCGTGTGCGCGCAAAACGGGCTTTGGCCCTATGCGGCTTGGCTCTGTTCCCGGTGATGTCCATGGCGGACTGGACTATGAACATGAGCCCCGGTGTTACCCAGAGTAGCAACGACATTTACGGCTTGCACATGACCATTTTGTGGATCTGTGTTGTTATCGGTGTTGTGGTGTTCGGCGTCATGTTCTGGTCGATCTTCGCCCATCGTAAGTCTCGCGGTCACAAACCCGCGAACTTCCACGAGAACACCACGGTGGAAGTGCTCTGGACCATCATTCCTTTGGTTATTCTTGTGGCTATGGCGATTCCGGCCACCGCTACGCTGATTGATATGTATGACACCACCGAAGCCGATGTGGACATCAAAATCACCGGTTATCAGTGGCGATGGAAGTACGATTATCTGGACGAAGAGGTCGGCTTTTTCTCTAACCTGAGCACCCCCCGCGACCAGATCAACAACCGCCAGGCCAAGGGCGAGAACTACCTACTGGAAGTTGACAACCCGTTGGTAGTGCCGGTGGGCCAAAAGGTGCGGTTACTGCTGACTGCAAACGATGTAATCCACTCCTGGTGGGTGCCTGAATTTGGCCTGAAAAAAGACGCGATTCCCGGATTTATTAACGAAGCCTGGATTCGGGTGGATACGCCGGGCACTTATCGCGGCCAGTGCACCGAGCTGTGCGGTAGAGGCCATGGCTTTATGCCCATTGTGGTGGAAGCGGTGCCGCAAGCCGAATACCAGACCTGGATTGGCGAGCAACGCGCTGCGGCCGAGAAGGAAAAAGAGCTGAGCCAGAAAGAATGGACCATGGCGGAGCTGATGGAGCGCGGCGAGCAAAGCTATCAAAGTACCTGTGCTGCCTGCCACCAGGCCGACGGCAGCGGCTTGCCGCCGTCGTTCCCTGCGCTGCGTGGCAGTGCCATCGCCGTTGGGGACATGGCTGGCCATATCGATATTGTAGTTAACGGCAGGCGCGGTACCGCCATGCAAGCCTTTGGCGAGCAGCTTAGCGAAGTCGATATTGCGGCGATCATCACCTACGAGCGTAACGCCTGGGGTAATAACGTGGGCGATATGGTTACGCCCAAGGACATTTTTGATTACAAAAACCAGCAACAACAGTGA
- the ctaD gene encoding cytochrome c oxidase subunit I, whose protein sequence is MSTVADAHTSEHSLGQNHDHHGPAKGWTRWLFTTNHKDIGSMYLMFSFAMFLLGGTMAMGIRAELFQPGLQIVQPEFFNQMTTMHGLIMVFGAVMPAFVGLANWMLPLMIGAPDMALPRMNNWSFWLLPCAFLILLSTLFMDGGGPNFGWTFYAPLSTTYGPPSTTYFIFALHIAGASSIMGAINVIATILNMRAPGMTLMKMPLFVWTWLITAFLLLAVMPVLAGVLTMMLMDINFGTSFFDASGGGDPVLFQHIFWFFGHPEVYIMILPAFGAISHIVPAFSRKPLFGHASMVYATCAIALLSFLVWAHHMFTVGIPVAGQLFFMYATLLIAVPTGVKVFNWVATMFRGSLTFEAPMLFAIAFIILFSVGGFSGLMLAIAPADFQYHDTYFVVAHFHYVLVPGAIFGIFASAYFWLPKWTGYMYDETLAKTHFWLSFVGMNLAFFPMHFLGLAGMPRRIPDYALQFADFNMVSSIGAFLFGATQLLFLFIVVKCARGNGEPAAAKPWDGAEGLEWTVPSPAPYHTFSTPPEVH, encoded by the coding sequence ATGAGTACGGTTGCAGACGCTCACACCTCAGAGCATTCTTTAGGGCAGAACCACGATCATCACGGCCCAGCCAAGGGTTGGACTCGTTGGCTGTTCACGACCAACCACAAAGATATCGGGTCCATGTACCTGATGTTCAGTTTTGCTATGTTCCTGTTGGGCGGCACCATGGCCATGGGCATCCGCGCCGAACTGTTCCAGCCCGGGCTACAAATCGTACAGCCGGAATTTTTCAACCAGATGACCACCATGCACGGCCTCATTATGGTGTTTGGTGCGGTGATGCCGGCCTTTGTGGGCCTGGCTAACTGGATGTTACCGCTGATGATCGGCGCACCGGACATGGCCCTGCCGCGGATGAACAACTGGAGCTTTTGGTTGCTGCCCTGCGCCTTCCTGATTCTGTTATCCACTCTGTTTATGGACGGCGGCGGCCCCAACTTCGGCTGGACCTTTTACGCGCCGCTGTCGACCACTTACGGTCCGCCCAGCACCACTTACTTTATCTTTGCCCTGCACATTGCCGGTGCGTCGTCGATTATGGGCGCCATCAACGTGATTGCCACCATTCTGAACATGCGTGCGCCGGGCATGACCCTGATGAAAATGCCCCTGTTTGTATGGACCTGGCTGATTACCGCGTTTCTTTTGCTGGCGGTTATGCCGGTGCTGGCAGGCGTGTTGACCATGATGCTGATGGACATCAACTTCGGTACCAGCTTCTTTGACGCCTCCGGTGGCGGCGATCCGGTGCTGTTCCAGCATATATTCTGGTTCTTCGGGCACCCCGAGGTGTACATCATGATTTTGCCGGCGTTCGGCGCTATTTCTCACATAGTTCCGGCGTTTTCCCGTAAACCGCTGTTTGGCCATGCCTCTATGGTGTACGCGACGTGCGCCATTGCACTGCTGTCGTTCCTGGTATGGGCCCACCACATGTTTACGGTGGGTATTCCCGTCGCCGGCCAGCTGTTCTTTATGTATGCCACTTTGCTGATTGCGGTACCCACCGGGGTTAAGGTGTTTAATTGGGTAGCGACCATGTTCCGCGGTTCGCTGACGTTTGAGGCACCCATGCTGTTTGCCATCGCGTTCATTATTCTGTTCAGTGTGGGCGGGTTTTCCGGGCTGATGCTGGCCATTGCTCCGGCCGATTTCCAATACCACGACACCTACTTTGTGGTGGCGCATTTCCACTACGTGCTGGTTCCCGGCGCAATCTTTGGCATCTTTGCTTCTGCGTACTTCTGGCTGCCCAAGTGGACCGGCTACATGTATGACGAAACCCTGGCCAAGACCCATTTCTGGTTGTCGTTCGTGGGTATGAACCTGGCGTTTTTCCCCATGCACTTTTTGGGGCTGGCGGGTATGCCGCGGCGAATTCCGGATTACGCCCTGCAATTTGCCGATTTCAACATGGTGTCAAGCATAGGTGCATTCCTGTTCGGGGCTACCCAGCTTCTGTTCCTGTTCATTGTAGTAAAATGCGCCCGCGGCAACGGTGAGCCAGCGGCGGCCAAGCCCTGGGACGGCGCGGAGGGCCTGGAATGGACGGTGCCTTCACCTGCGCCCTACCACACCTTCTCCACACCACCGGAGGTGCATTAA
- a CDS encoding cytochrome c oxidase subunit 3: MSEHQEYYVPEQSKWPIIATFGLGTTLFGAATIMVDGGQGASTSSGWIIFAVGLSLMAYMIFGWFGSVVRESRAGLYSPQMDRSFRWGMSWFIFSEIMFFAAFFGALFYARVFAVPWLGGEGDRGSSNMLWEGFQATWPLINTPDPSLYPAPKGVIGPWGLPLINTILLVSSSFTITVAHHALKAGSRKKLKLWLGATIILALVFVGLQAEEYMHAYQDLNLTLQSGIYGSTFFMLTGFHGAHVILGTIMLIVMLIRIIKGHFSADNHFGFEAAAWYWHFVDVVWMVLFVFVYVI, translated from the coding sequence ATGTCGGAACACCAGGAGTATTACGTACCGGAACAAAGCAAGTGGCCGATTATTGCTACTTTTGGATTGGGTACGACGCTGTTCGGTGCGGCGACCATTATGGTCGATGGCGGTCAGGGTGCCAGCACCAGCAGCGGGTGGATAATCTTTGCGGTGGGCCTGTCACTGATGGCCTATATGATTTTCGGCTGGTTTGGCAGCGTGGTACGTGAAAGCCGTGCTGGCCTTTACAGCCCGCAAATGGACCGGTCTTTCCGCTGGGGCATGAGCTGGTTCATTTTTTCTGAAATCATGTTTTTTGCGGCGTTTTTTGGCGCGTTGTTTTACGCTCGTGTGTTTGCCGTTCCCTGGTTGGGGGGCGAGGGCGATCGCGGTAGCTCGAATATGTTATGGGAAGGGTTTCAGGCGACCTGGCCGCTGATTAACACGCCTGACCCCAGTTTGTACCCAGCGCCCAAGGGCGTCATAGGGCCCTGGGGCTTGCCGTTGATAAACACCATATTATTGGTGAGTTCGTCATTCACCATTACCGTTGCCCATCATGCGTTAAAGGCCGGTAGCCGTAAAAAACTGAAGCTGTGGTTGGGTGCCACTATTATTCTGGCGCTGGTATTTGTGGGTTTGCAGGCCGAAGAATACATGCACGCCTATCAGGACCTGAACCTGACTCTGCAGTCCGGGATTTATGGCAGCACCTTCTTCATGCTGACCGGGTTCCACGGCGCCCACGTGATTTTGGGCACCATCATGCTGATTGTAATGTTAATACGCATCATCAAAGGTCATTTCAGCGCCGACAACCACTTCGGGTTCGAAGCGGCGGCCTGGTACTGGCATTTTGTCGACGTGGTGTGGATGGTGTTGTTTGTCTTTGTGTACGTGATCTGA
- a CDS encoding SURF1 family protein: MGDLQGPRRYWHWDWRLMLFSGLFLPLLLGLGVWQLQRAEFKQQQQGQWDQQTSELAWPQLVEQGLDAGRPVKLNGSYGDTTWLLDNRTRDGMAGYEVLTVFYPVQGPALVVNRGWVIAPRTRQQLPETLVTQERVEISGRLADFPQPPLLAAVQAGSGWPRRVQSLPPEVAQDVVPELPGLILRLADQSQPGALRADWAPDRMAAATHYGYATQWFALALMLTVLTVVASYRKAAD; this comes from the coding sequence ATGGGTGATTTGCAGGGTCCACGGCGTTACTGGCACTGGGATTGGCGTCTTATGCTGTTCAGCGGTTTGTTTTTGCCGCTGTTACTGGGTTTGGGAGTGTGGCAGCTGCAGCGTGCCGAGTTCAAACAGCAACAGCAGGGCCAGTGGGACCAGCAGACGTCTGAACTGGCCTGGCCGCAGCTGGTAGAGCAGGGCCTGGATGCAGGTCGACCCGTGAAGCTTAACGGGTCATACGGCGATACCACTTGGCTGCTGGACAATCGCACCCGCGATGGCATGGCTGGATACGAGGTGTTAACGGTGTTTTATCCAGTCCAGGGGCCGGCGCTGGTGGTCAATCGCGGCTGGGTGATTGCACCGCGTACCCGTCAGCAGTTGCCGGAAACCTTAGTAACACAAGAACGGGTAGAAATTTCTGGACGCCTGGCAGACTTTCCCCAACCACCGTTGCTGGCGGCCGTTCAGGCAGGCAGTGGTTGGCCAAGGCGAGTGCAAAGCCTGCCTCCGGAGGTGGCGCAAGACGTGGTGCCGGAATTGCCCGGGTTGATTTTGCGCCTGGCTGACCAGAGCCAGCCGGGCGCATTGCGGGCCGACTGGGCGCCAGACCGAATGGCCGCCGCAACCCACTACGGTTACGCCACCCAGTGGTTTGCGTTGGCGCTAATGCTGACTGTATTGACGGTAGTGGCCAGTTACCGTAAAGCTGCAGATTAG